Part of the Cyanobacteria bacterium GSL.Bin1 genome is shown below.
TTTTCTAGTTGAGCGCGATCGTCTCCTTTGCCAACAATTATATAGTGAACATTAGGAATTTTATTTTGAATTTTGGGTAGAGTTTCTAAAACTTTATCGTAACCTTTATAAGTTTCAGTTGAAACCAAATATTTCTGGCATCCAGACTTGGATATGGTTTTGAATCATAAGCCTAAGTAGTAATTTTCTTAAATAGCCAAACAATAAAATACAGAAGGCCTAATTGTAGCAAAATACCTGTAATTGCTTCTTCAAAGTTTCCTGAAATAATCCCATCCACCAATCCCACAAAAACAATAAATGTTGCAACTTTTAATTGAGAAAACTTTAAAAAAGGGGAAATTAAATCATTAGTTCCTCGAAAAACTAAGCCAGCTATAATCATTAAAAGGCTGCCTGCAAAACCATAATAAATGAATACTTCTCCTGGTCCAGTAGTTAAGACTGAGGTCGTATAGTCTTCAGGATTTACGCGTCCTGTCAAACGTCCAATTAAATTAGCGCTAAGATTGGTAGGTTTAGCTGGCCACAAGAAACGAGGTAACCAAAAAAACATTAGCCTTTCCCATAAATTTTCTCCTGTTCCCGGCAATCTTAAGTCATTATGTATGATAGATGTTAAGGCTAAATTTTGCTCAGCCAGTCCAAGTTTGTTAAGTGGATCCATAACCACATCAAGGTAATCATTCCAACTAAAATTTAGCATGGTTTGAAAAGCAAAATTCATATTATCTATTAAAGAAAAAGAACTACCAAATAATTGATATGACTCAAACAAAGCTTCCCGATAAACAACCAGAACGGGATATAAAACTAACCAAGATGTGAAAGCTAAGCCGAACCCAATTATAACAAACTGTACACTAACTTTTTTCTTCACTAATAAATATACAGCAGATAAAGGAATTATGATTTGCGTAAAAAATCTTCCTTTAGAACCACTAAAAAATTGAAACACTAGCTCAAAGCTAATAAGCACAAATGTTATTGACTTAATTAATTTATTCGTTTTTTCTTGCGGAGAAAGAATTTTTGCACTTCCATACAGCCAACCTATAGGATACAAAACCGAAAACTGGGCTAAAAAACTAGATATTGAGGTGGGAATCACATTTACAGCACCATATAATATACTTCCTCCTAAGAAAATTTCAATTAAGCGACTTATGGAACCCATTATGATTAAAGTAAAAAATAAAAGATTTACTTTACTTATTTGATTCGGTTTTATAAATTCCAGGTTGAGAACATTTTTACGAGAGTTAAACCAGTTCGCTACCGAAGAAGCACCAAAAACTAAGTTGCCCAAAATAAAATAACCAATATTTTGACAAAATAAACATAAAGTCAGCATCAAAGCACTTTGAGGCGCAGATACTACAATCATCGGCCATAAGTCCTGAAACCACATTGGGTAAAGTGTCATCACATAAAGATATAAAGCAAGTCCTAAGTAACCTGCATTTAAAAAGTGAATAGTTAGGTTTTTATCTACCTTTTCATTGAACAGATCGTTAGACAATACAAATAAGTTGATTCCTAGAATTAAAAGAATATTAGCCAATACTTGAATTAAGCTACTATTTACTAAGGTTAATATACTTATACCAGCACTTCCTAAGCCAAAAGAAAGGAATCTATAAAAACTAGAAATACTTCGATCCGTACCTCCTGCTAAAAACAAAGTTAGGGCTCCCCAGCCAAAAGGAATAATTGTATATAGCTTTTCTTTAAGGGTTAGAAAACTAGATAAGGAATCTGCTTTTTTTTGATTTAGTTGATCATCTTTTAGAAAATTATTAGCCATTGTATTACTCAATTGATTCCTAATTAATACGCTAGCGAAATAATTTATTTGAAATTAATTTCCTTAATCGAAAAAATTCTTTATTATAAAAACTAGCTAGAATTATTATTCGTATTAAGGTAATTATAATAAATAATTTAATACTAAATAATAAAATTAAATTACTGGCAAATAAATAAGGTACAATGAAAGCAAGTGCAACAGATAGTAAAGTCGTTAAAGCTAAACAAAAGACTCTTTTTTGATCCGTATTGCTTAAGTTAAACCAAGTTAGTTTACCATAGCCAAAGAGAGTAAATAAACTTCCAAAGGCTTGGGCTAATAAGAACCCAGTTGCTTGGTATCGAGGAATCATTAGAAATGCGGAAGCCATCATTATAAATAGCCCTTTTGTTTTCCAAATTGCAATAGTACGGGTGTTACCTGCACTAATTAGTGATTGTGAAATAACACCTGATAGGGTATTAACAAAAACAATCCAAATTGTAATTCTTGATAAAGGAATTGCCTGATCATAGGTTACACCAAATAAAGCAGGCATCAAAATATCCAAACTAAAACAAAGAAAAATACTGACTAACAAGCTTAACCCCCAAAGGGTGCGAAGGTGAATAGATTTTAATTTTTGGTATTCTGCAAAATTACTCGCAAAACTAGCTGAAAGATAGGAAATCATAACAGGACCTACTGTCGTGGGAATAAAGCTAACCAACTGCGATAATGATTGAGCCACTCGGAGATAACCCACTTGTTCTATACCACCCAATCGAGTTAACCAACCTAGCAAAGGCAATGTAATAAAATTACTTAAAAAGTTAGCTAGGTAAAAGGGCAATCCAAGATTTAGAATACTCCTAGCTTCTTGAAAGAACAGATCAAACCGTAGCTTGATTTTTTTTTGATGCAAAAGATTAAATGCAAACCACCCTGCCGACAACAAACGAATTAAAGCTGTTACTAACAATCCATAAATTGCGCCTGATAAACCCAGTAGAGAAGTGAGTATAACTGTTATGAGTGCACCTACAATTACTGTAATTGAATCTCGCAATGAATATAAGCGGAAGGCGTGCAAAGCAGTTAAGTAGAAGCTAGGAACATTAGAACTTGCTGTAACAAATATAGTTAGACCAACTAAAGGAAGCCATGTCGCAATTTTAGGCTCTCCTAAAAAGTAGGTTGCAATACTCGAATTTCCCAAGCACAAACCTAGAGTTAAGAGAGCTGCAGAACCAATAGTTAAACAACCCCCAACACCAAATAAACGCCCAACTTCTTCCTTTGCCATGCTTTGATGTTGAGCACCATTTCGTTGAACGGCAACATCTACACCTAAACGCGAGAAATTGTCTCCAGTTTGCACAGTCCTGTGTAGTAAACTGTAAACACCAAAGGCAGCTGGATCTAATAACCGCGCTAAAAATGGCAAAACAAGTAAGCCAGCTAAACGAGTAATAAACTTAGCTAGAGTGACCCAAAAGCTACCTTTAATAATTGCTTTGACAGAATTTGAAGACATTAATTACAGTGTCACTTGCAGATTTGATTTAAATTTGGAAAATTAAATATTATAGAGGTTTTATATCAAAGTTTTATTAATTAATGACTCATAGTGATGGACTTTTTCGGGAGAAACTGCCACAAAGTTTGAATATCTAAAAAAATCCCCATATAAACTGTAATCTAGTATATGTAAACCAGAACTTTTCAAGAGAAATACTTGATACCCATAAGACTCGAGTAATGAATAGGCAGCTGCTAGAGTATTACCAGCTTTAAGCCAACCGCTACCATATTCAAATTGAATCACTCCAATCTTCTTTTGGTCTAAGAGTGAAGCTGCGCCTCTAAGAACATTTAGATCCCAGCCTTCTGTCTCAATTTTCAGAAAATCAATGTAATTGTAGTTTCTTGTAGAAATTTCATCATCTAAGGTTATTGTTTTGACAAGTTTTGGTATAGCATTTTTCTTAAAGACAAGTGATGAATTTTCAGCAGCGTTTGGTCTCTCGTAGAAGGTACATTCTCCTCTAACATCTGAAGCAGCTGCCTGCAGTAATTCAAGACCATCTGTATTAAAAAACTTCTGCTTTAGTTGCTTAAAGGATTTCTCTGATGGTTCAATCAATAGCCCGTGAATATCACGATTATATACAGATTCGAGCAATAGATTAGTCCAATTACCAATGTTAGCGCCAATATCTATAAATACTGATGCAGTTGGTGCTACATTCCTAATTAGCATCAACTCACCATTTTTTGTTGGGTCGCTTTCGCAACCAAGATGATAGCCAATTACACTAGTGCATTGATTACGTAGCTTCACAGCAAGCCAAGCAAGGAAGCGCGATCGCGCTAAACCTCTTTGAATAGAACCAACTCTCAACAATTTACTGATGCCCATACTGTCTAATTGCTCCAAGTGTTACGGTGTTAATTTAAGTTTGTTAAGATGCAAATTTATCTGGTAGAGAGTCGGTAGCTTATATCCCAAGTTCGGGACTTTTCGAGCTTGGCGAATACCTTCCCGTGCTAAAGCTTTCCAAGTTGCACGCTTCCACGAAAAGTTAGGAGGATGGGCTGCTTCATTCCTGACAACTGCTTCTATAAGATAACACCACTGCTCTATAATTCGATTACAGTTAAATGCTTCTTTTACCCATCGCCTTCCTTTCTCTCCCATTTGCCTTGTTTGCTCTGGATTGCTAAGAAGCCTGATGATTGCATCAGCTAGCTCTTCTTCTGAGTTAATTAAAATCCCTGTTTCCTGATTTCTAACGGTTTCCCTAAGTCCACCTCTATTTGCTCCTACAACAGTTGCCCCTGCAGCTTGCAATTCAATAGCACTTAAACAAAACGTTTCTATAGAACCTGAACAGTTTGGATTGACAACGCCAACACTAGAAGATTCTGCAACAGAGCGAATAGTTTTAGAAGAAACTAGCCCCAGAAATTGAACTCCCTTGCTTTGAGCTTCTGCAATAGTATTGCCTAGGTAAGGGATTATCTTAGTTTCCTCAAACTCTGGTTCAGCAATTCCTAATGGTCCTAAAGGTGCATCACGGCGATAGAGCTTAGCATTTCCAAGTACAGTTAAAGTAGCATTGGGAAAGGATTGATGAATCTTTGGCCAAGCTCGGGCAACATGGTGAAACCCTTTGGAAGGAGTTAAGGATCCTAGATAGCAAACTCCTAAAGAGTCACGCTGAACTAAAGAAGAAGAATTAGAAAAATAAATGGGCTTAACCCCATTGCCATAGATAAATTCTGTTTTATCAAAAATTGGATGATCCCGAAGAAAATCGGCTTGGGTTGCTGATACACAAACTAATCTGCGAACTGATGTAGAATGAAATAGCAAATCTGCGATTTCAGGTGAGGGACCATTACCAGAAGAGATGATGCAAGGCTGATGTATCTCCTCGCATTTTTTGATTCCTGCAACTGTATCTTGGTTTTGTCTATTGCTAGTTATTAGAATGTCCATATTTGCATCTTTAGCTTTTATGGAAGCAGTAGCAAAACTATCAACTTGGATTACTTTTATTGTTAAAATCCGAGGGAGTATCTGTGTTGAAAACACAAATACTTCATAACCATACTTTGCTAAATAATAGATTAAAAAAAGATTTCGGTAGTCTGTCCCGCTTAAGCTAATCTCATGATTTAGAAAGTTCTGCCAACTCCACTCTCCTAAATGCGATGAGGGAAAATATACACCAACCTTCATAGTTTTAGCTACCTTATTAATGAATTAAGACCCTTTTTCGGATATTCTAGACAAAGGAATAAACACTTCATCATATTGAACTTCATCTCTGAGACCTTTACCATTCTTGGTTGTGAAATTATATTTTTCAAAGAAACTATAGATATCCTCAGGTTGATAGCCTGCTTGATTCAATTAGCTTTTTGTAATCTCAACGATAAATGTAGCATCAGCTAATAAGTTCATTACACCCTCAAAACCATGTAAAACAGATATTTCATCCCCTTCCACATCTATTTTAATGCACCTAACCTTTTTCAATTCTTCTTTATCCATAGGCTAATTCAATTGGTATAAATTCTGAGATAACTTTATCGTCAATTTTACTAGTAATTTCATGTCTCGAATTCATTCCAGATCGACTGACTGCAGCTAAATTAAGCTCAGAGTATTCTTGAATTTTAGATATTCCCTTATTAATAGCTTTAATATTAGTAATTCGATTATATTCTATATTAGTAAGAAGTCTCTTATATTCCCTTGGAGAAGGCTCGAAACTATAGA
Proteins encoded:
- a CDS encoding FkbM family methyltransferase, with product MGISKLLRVGSIQRGLARSRFLAWLAVKLRNQCTSVIGYHLGCESDPTKNGELMLIRNVAPTASVFIDIGANIGNWTNLLLESVYNRDIHGLLIEPSEKSFKQLKQKFFNTDGLELLQAAASDVRGECTFYERPNAAENSSLVFKKNAIPKLVKTITLDDEISTRNYNYIDFLKIETEGWDLNVLRGAASLLDQKKIGVIQFEYGSGWLKAGNTLAAAYSLLESYGYQVFLLKSSGLHILDYSLYGDFFRYSNFVAVSPEKVHHYESLINKTLI
- a CDS encoding glycosyltransferase, with the translated sequence MKVGVYFPSSHLGEWSWQNFLNHEISLSGTDYRNLFLIYYLAKYGYEVFVFSTQILPRILTIKVIQVDSFATASIKAKDANMDILITSNRQNQDTVAGIKKCEEIHQPCIISSGNGPSPEIADLLFHSTSVRRLVCVSATQADFLRDHPIFDKTEFIYGNGVKPIYFSNSSSLVQRDSLGVCYLGSLTPSKGFHHVARAWPKIHQSFPNATLTVLGNAKLYRRDAPLGPLGIAEPEFEETKIIPYLGNTIAEAQSKGVQFLGLVSSKTIRSVAESSSVGVVNPNCSGSIETFCLSAIELQAAGATVVGANRGGLRETVRNQETGILINSEEELADAIIRLLSNPEQTRQMGEKGRRWVKEAFNCNRIIEQWCYLIEAVVRNEAAHPPNFSWKRATWKALAREGIRQARKVPNLGYKLPTLYQINLHLNKLKLTP
- a CDS encoding oligosaccharide flippase family protein, encoding MSSNSVKAIIKGSFWVTLAKFITRLAGLLVLPFLARLLDPAAFGVYSLLHRTVQTGDNFSRLGVDVAVQRNGAQHQSMAKEEVGRLFGVGGCLTIGSAALLTLGLCLGNSSIATYFLGEPKIATWLPLVGLTIFVTASSNVPSFYLTALHAFRLYSLRDSITVIVGALITVILTSLLGLSGAIYGLLVTALIRLLSAGWFAFNLLHQKKIKLRFDLFFQEARSILNLGLPFYLANFLSNFITLPLLGWLTRLGGIEQVGYLRVAQSLSQLVSFIPTTVGPVMISYLSASFASNFAEYQKLKSIHLRTLWGLSLLVSIFLCFSLDILMPALFGVTYDQAIPLSRITIWIVFVNTLSGVISQSLISAGNTRTIAIWKTKGLFIMMASAFLMIPRYQATGFLLAQAFGSLFTLFGYGKLTWFNLSNTDQKRVFCLALTTLLSVALAFIVPYLFASNLILLFSIKLFIIITLIRIIILASFYNKEFFRLRKLISNKLFR